CCGGTCTACACCATCGGCGAACTCGCACGGGAGTTCGACATTACCACGCGGGCGATTCGCTACTACGAGGACCAGGGCCTGCTGGAGCCCATTCGGGAAGGCCAGAAGCGGATGTACCGTCGCCGCGACCGGGCACGGCTGAAACTGATCCTGCGCGGTAAGCGCCTGGGCATGACCCTGAGCGAGATCCGCGAGACCTTCGTGCTGTACGACCAGGCGCACGGGCACCAGCGCCAGTTGCGCTACTACCTGGGTGTCCTCGACGAGAAGCGCGAACAGCTCAAGCAGCAGCGCCGGGACATCGAGGATGCGCTGAACGAGCTCGAGCAGTCCTACGCCCGCTGCCAGGAACTGCTCAACGAACAGAAACGTGGCGAGACCGGCTGAGCGGCTGGCCCGCAAGGGCTTCGACCCCGATACCACAGACAGCGCCACGGCGCTGCATGGAGAACACAACCATGGTGCACATCCCGACCCTGAACTTCGGCCTGGGCGAAGAACTGGACATGCTGCGCGACCAGGTGGCGAACTTTGCCGCCACGGAGATCGCGCCGCGCGCCGCCGAGATCGACGCGAGCAACACCTTTCCCCATGACCTGTGGCGCAAGCTCGGCGACATGGGCCTGCTCGGCATCACCGTGGAAGACGCCTACGGCGGTGCCGACATGGGCTATCTGGCGCACATGATCGCCATGGAGGAGATCTCCCGGGCGTCGGCGTCTGTAGGGCTGTCCTACGGCGCCCACTCCAACCTGTGCGTCAACCAGATCCGCCTCAACGGCACCGAGGAGCAGCGTCAGAGGTACCTGCCGAAGCTCGTCTCCGGCGAGCACGTGGGGGCGCTGGCCATGTCGGAGCCGGGCGCCGGCTCCGACGTGGTGTCCATGAAGCTGCGCGCCGAGCGCAAGGGCGATCACTTCGTCCTCAACGGCAACAAGATGTGGATCACCAACGGCCCCGACGCCCATACACTGGTGGTCTACGCCAAGACCGACCCGGACGCGGGCAGCAAGGGCATCACCGCATTTCTCATCGAACACGACATGCCCGGGTTCTCGACGGCACAGAAGCTGGACAAGCTCGGCATGCGCGGCTCCAACACCTGCGAGCTGGTATTCGAGGACTGCCAGGTGCCGGCGACCCACATTCTCGGCCGGGAAGGCGGCGGCGCCCGGGTGCTCATGAGCGGGCTGGACTACGAGCGCGCCGTACTCGCTGCCGGACCCCTGGGCATCATGCAGGCGTGCCTGGATGCGGTGGTGCCCTACGTGCACGAGCGCAAGCAGTTCGGCGAGCCCATCGGCACCTTCCAGCTCATGCAGGGCAAGATCGCCGACATGTATACCACCCTGAACGCCTGCCGCGCGTACGTGTACGCCGTGGGCGCCGCCTGCGACCGCGGCGAGACCACGCGCAAGGACGCCGCCGGCGCCATCCTCTACGCTGCCGAGAAGGCCACCCAGGTCGCGCTGGAAGCGATCCAGGCGCTGGGCGGCAACGGCTACATCAACGAGTACCCCACGGGGCGGCTGCTGCGTGACGCCAAACTCTACGAGATCGGCGCCGGCACCTCCGAGGTGCGGCGCATGCTTATCGGCCGTGAACTGTTTGAACAGACCAAATAGACGACTA
The DNA window shown above is from Aquisalimonas sp. 2447 and carries:
- a CDS encoding isovaleryl-CoA dehydrogenase, which gives rise to MHIPTLNFGLGEELDMLRDQVANFAATEIAPRAAEIDASNTFPHDLWRKLGDMGLLGITVEDAYGGADMGYLAHMIAMEEISRASASVGLSYGAHSNLCVNQIRLNGTEEQRQRYLPKLVSGEHVGALAMSEPGAGSDVVSMKLRAERKGDHFVLNGNKMWITNGPDAHTLVVYAKTDPDAGSKGITAFLIEHDMPGFSTAQKLDKLGMRGSNTCELVFEDCQVPATHILGREGGGARVLMSGLDYERAVLAAGPLGIMQACLDAVVPYVHERKQFGEPIGTFQLMQGKIADMYTTLNACRAYVYAVGAACDRGETTRKDAAGAILYAAEKATQVALEAIQALGGNGYINEYPTGRLLRDAKLYEIGAGTSEVRRMLIGRELFEQTK
- a CDS encoding MerR family DNA-binding transcriptional regulator, which produces MEAVRTISSAPVYTIGELAREFDITTRAIRYYEDQGLLEPIREGQKRMYRRRDRARLKLILRGKRLGMTLSEIRETFVLYDQAHGHQRQLRYYLGVLDEKREQLKQQRRDIEDALNELEQSYARCQELLNEQKRGETG